A window of Pyrus communis chromosome 3, drPyrComm1.1, whole genome shotgun sequence genomic DNA:
ATAGTTATTGTAGAAATGTGGAttatgtgaaaaatatagtacGTTTGATTTCAATTCTTGCCTAGTATTTGTCTGAAGCCTTATGTTTTGTTCATGTTATCTGATAGGTTCTGGTACAGAAGAATTTTTTCCACAAACCATATCACCTtccccaattaatttttccCCACCCTCCATCCCCAATTGTTTTTCCCGACACCCATACCCTCATCCCTTTGCTCTTCCCACCCCTCTTTCCCTAATCTCCCCATCCCTAAtttgaaaaatccaaacaaataaatgagAAGCTTACCTGGAGAAACCTGGAGAACGAGAGAACGAGTTCGCTAGTTTTTGGAACGAAAGAACGAGAGAACGAGAGAACGAGAGAGACCTCAGAGCTTGCGAGAGAGCTCTGGAAAGGTGAGAGCGTAGGTGAAGGGAAAGGGAGGGCAGTTTTGGGTTATTCATATTTCATTAAATCTGTACACTGTTCACCCGTGTGTGGGTGAAAATAAGCTGCTTTTGGAAGCTGCAAATTGCAGCTTCTTGTCATCTCCtggttttgggctttttttcaccctcaactttgaaacaaagctgtttttcaaagtttaccaaacaccaaaaattttcatagctttttttcatagtaactttttttttaatcaccacACTCCCAAACAGGCCCTCAGCCCTCAGTGCAGGACAGGCAGGGTGAAAACCAAGTAGGAAACATAAAGCCAGCGAAGAAGATCAACAAATCAAACCCCCGAATTAAGAGTTTTAGCACTTCTGAAGCCACTTGCGGTCCTCCCCTTTCCGCCGCTGACTTCCTTTGCTCGCTCGCTCGCtcactccctccctccctccctcccccccTCCCCGGTGGTACACTTCCACGGATTCTGTTTAAAATGTGGGTTTTCCTTTTTCAGGGATTGGATTAGGGTTCTTTTTTCACTCTCTCGCtcttcatttaatttttaatttttaaccttGTGAGGTTTTAATTTTACACAGTGAATATAATAGTTTGTAAAGGGTGTTAATTTGCTACATTCAGTGGTGGTGATGTCGGAGAAAGGAGGAAAGGGGTTTTCTTTGCCTAAATCTTCGCTGAAATCTACCCCTCCTACCACAAAGGATGGTCTGCTCTTTCGTAACTATCTTGGACATTTTTTTATCGGgtgttttttgtttgtaaaaGAAATGAGGTAATCGCATTCCATCGGTTTGTGTAGGTAAGGATGATAGCTCAACAAAGTCCAAGAAGGGAAGACGAGTTCAGTTCGATTCTGAAGGTACGGTTTCTCTAAACTCTATCTGTTCCTATTAAATTAGTCTCACATTTTAGTCAGCGGATCTTGTGTGTCATGCATGTGCTTATCGTCTTCGATTTTCAACATCTGAAATGTTtgttcttgtatttataggttCCCGGGAACCCAAATCACACTTTTCGTCAAAATTTGATAGCCGATCTGCTGCTTCAGGGAAAGgtttaatattatttgaaaTTCTGAATTTCCATTTTCATCACTTTCATATTTGAAGTCAAAGATCTcgattttattatatttctctctttcttttgcaAACTGTGATTTTTAAGCTGATTGGGGCAAAGGGGGGAAAGGAGACACCATcggaaatggtagaaagaaagaACCACAGCCACTGGAGCTCAAAATTGAGCAGGGTGAGCACTTTGATATTTTGTATATCAAATACTTAAGATAAGAGTACAGCTCAGTCTCAGACATTGAAAATAATCTTTGTTGTTAAGCACTATAATGTTGTCAGTTTTGTTGATACATGCAGAACTTCCAAAGAGTGCCAAATGTATGATGGATTGTGAGGCTGCCGATATATTACAAGGCATCCAGGAGCAGATGGTCATGTTGTCAAAAGATCCTACTATTAAAATCCCTGTGTAAGAATCAAGTTTTATCATCTCAATGAAAGAATGGTGATTGAGAAAATAGTTTATTATAACAGTTGATGTTAATTTTCTGTATATGAAATGTCCTAAATGGTTTTGTTTTCAGATCATTCGACAAGGGACTGCAGTACGCAAACAGCTCCAGCCGTTATATTCATCCCCAGTCTGCGAGACACATTCTTGAGTATCCTTGATTTGCTCAGCGCGTGTGTGTGTGCATGTTTTAGTATGCTTGATTTGTTTCTTGATGTTTATACGTGTGTATACAAGCATTTTCTCTGCTTTGAACCCTTAACTTGAATATCAGGACACTAAAAAAATATGGTGTCAAAGATGGCGAGGTTATAATCTCAAACTTCTGTATTAGTTCTTAAAATTTAAGGACTGGTCCctgatttttattattttttatttttgccacAGATATGTGTGATTGCCAATGTTTGTCCAGAAACCACAGATGAAGTTTTTGCTTTAGTACCATCCTTGAAGGTATGATATTGTTCCTAATAAAATGTTGCATTTTTCTGTTTTGGGCCAAATTGAATAATCTAGATAGAAATTGTAATTTAAGCATCCTGATGTtcttttctatttcaattttaGTTCTAGTCAGGAATAACTCAattctttttctaattttgtcAGAGGTTTGCTTGTGTTTGATGTAAAAGCTGAAAAAGATATATGTGGTATTTACTCCTTGGATTAATTTCTATTCCAAAATTGATATCTTCCAATCTGTTGCTGTGTTACTCACTTCGAATGGGGAAAGTCATGAATCGGGGAAAGGAAAGAAGGGATGGTGTGGGATCAACTGCACCCCCTCCCTTTCCTCTGAGTCGATCTGATTCTGATTTTTCAGGCATTGGGTTATAGATTTTAGTGTGGAACCCATACTATTTTCTATTCCATGTATGTTACTAACACATGGGTTCCAGAATTGGAATAATTCCAAAACCCATGTTTTAGGGGGAAGTAAACATGCCATTGTAGGCAGAGAAAATTGGAGCATTTATCCTTGGACGTTTGCCCAACTGGAGTTTTGGTCCCTAAACTAAAAATCTGTGAGTATTGGTCCTTGAACTTGTCACAGTGTGGAGCAATAGTCCTTTTGGGGAACTCCGTTAGAACTTTCATCCAACATAAAAGGTTTAAAGGGGAAAATAAGGGATGGAAGGTCTAATGGGATTACTCAAAAGGACCGTTGCTCCACATTGTAACAAGTTTAGGGACCAACACTCTTGAATTTTTAATTCACGAACCAAAGCTGCCATTTGTCTAAAATTTGGGGACCAATGCTCCAATTTCTCTTATGggaatggatattatttcttgaTCCTTGAGGGCTAGGACTCGTAACTCCCCTTTTGTTGATCTCTTTGATATTTTCATTTCCCCAAATTCCCTCTTCTTTCTGGCTGCCTATTATAGTGCGGAACTATTAGGTTGCCAATGGAACTGTTAAGCTACTGAATTGACTTCTTAGTTTTCTGCCTACCTGACTTTTTATCTGCATTTGTGTTTCAAGCATCCTTGCCCGAAGCTATTTGGGGTTGCCAATTTTCCCTTGACCTAAGTCTATACTATCTTTGCTTTTCCAATCACTTCAACATATATGTTTTTCCTCCAGGCTAAAAGAAGCACGCTCAGCCAACCACTCAAAGATGTTTTAAGTGAGCTGACGAGGTTTAAAAAGGCAACATAAGAACCTCGTTACATGAGAATCCTTGGTAAGGTATATTAATTTTCATCTCAACCTTAATTGGCCTTGTCTTCCTGTCTTGTATGCGGAATGATTAGTTGGGTATTATGTAAACTGGTACAGGCTGCTAGGTGCAAATGACACTATAATGGAGGGATTTTGCGTTACGGACTTTTCACGGCATTAACAATCATCCTTGTTAATGGTCGTTGGGTTTTGTATATGACCTTTATGGAATTTGAGATGCTGCGGAAATCCTTTCCATGGCCTCTCCTTAGGCTTGGTTATCAGCAGTAGTTTTCTTCTATTTTGTGCTTTGATGAATATGAAGTTTACTGGATGATTGAATGAGTTTGACATTAATACAAGTAGAGAGAGATCGTTGGCTGATTTCTTGACggaatgaaggaaaaaaaggatttggaaacacaaaaaaaagaagaagaaagaagcaaTTGATGCATCGTACTTAAATTTACTCAATTTGCGCAAGGGGGATGGTGTTTGTGACTtgttttgaagaaaataatgaatttttatGAATAAAAGAGGCTTCCTTTGGTGCATCTCCCAATGGAAAGTATGATGAAAGTCACTCAAACAGCTCGGATTTTGTTGCCTTGAGGCTTTATAATACATGGAAGTGTTTCTTACATTTTCTCTAGCTTCGCaaacatttgtttttattttcaatcattgggttaaataaatcaaatagaaTCATAAGTCAAACTAAACAGGGGTCTACTATTACAAGACTTGGTTGAACAGTGATTTTTACACCTTTTTCTCCTTGTGTTGTATCATAGcatcaaactcaaaacaaacttggTCGTACGGAAATACCATATGGTCAATTCCTTGACCCAAATTTGTTGTTTGGTTAAATGCAATGCCCAACTTAATTTCTTGATCAAGAGAACTTGTTTAAAAGGATTTTATCGCCGTTTGGCATCTTGGTTTAATGTTATTGTGAATACATTTTATGTAagttgtttttcttaattaggCCCAATCACTTTTTATTATGTAGACAAactttttaaatcaaatttatagATGATGTGATGTGTTACTAATATAAAATAAGAACATTAATTAACATGATAACCATGAGTTAGTAGTGTGGTTGTAAATGGCAGATTGCAAGGTTTTGTGGTTTGTCATCATTTGTTCcccttttaattttgaaaaaaaaaaaaaaaatcaacactaAGAGATAATTCGCGGCTGTAGACTCTCTTTTGCTAGGATTTGAGGTGGGTATTTGAACTTTTGACGAGATGGAAGAACAATATgccaaaaaaagaaacaaagggaaaaagaaaagagaattgttattggcacttaaaaattctcattttacattctaaacattttatatttaaaaagaaaaatacagaaATATAGgataagatttttggaatgttaatgacatttttcaaccaaaaagaaCGAGAAAGACCGAAAGTGCAGTGGAGTTGGGAAGTGAGAAAGTCCATATTCTCTATCTTCTTTTTTCTGGGCAAATAAACGAACAGCATCTGTGTGGTAATTGATTCCTCAGAGAGAATgggaaaaaaggaagaagattaCAAGGAACAGAGGGAAGCAGACGTagaaacagaagaagaagaagaagacgaagaagaatcGGATTCAGAAGAGAAATGGAGAAAGCACTATTCGTCTGGGCAGAGGATATTGCTGGTGGGCGAAGGAGActtctccttctctctttctttggccACTCGCTTTGGATCTGCCCGCAACATGGTTGCCACTTCTCTCGATTCCCAGGGTTACTACCTCCGTCCTCTTCCTACTCTTGTTTTACTTTTACcaccattcaattcaattcaattcaagtGTTTACCATTTTTGTTGACTACTTGTTTTTGCAGAGAAGATCGCTGGTAAGTACAGCAACGCCATAGAGAATGTAAGGAAGCTTGAAGAAAGGGGATGCATCGTGATTTACGGAGTGGACGCCCAGCTTATGAGCCAACACTTCTTCCTCGCCACTCAGAGGTTTGACCGCATCGTCTACAACTTCCCTCATGTTGGCTTTCTCTTCCGCGAGGATAGCTTCTGTCAGATCCAGTATGTATCTCTTTACTTAttgtcttgtttttttttattatcatctcatcattatttgatttgatttgatttgatgatGATCGTGTTTGATTTGATCTTTGATTTTGATTGTGATTGTGATTATGATTATGATTATGATTATGAGGTTGAACAAGAGATTGGTGAAGGGTTTCTTCAAAAATGCCAAATTACTCCTGAGAAAAGAGGGTGGAGGAGAGATTCACATAACCCACAAAGAGGGTCATCCTTACAACGAATGGGATTTGGTCAGGAAGGCACACAAGATTGGCCTGCAAATCGATCGATCTGTGCCCTTCTGCATGGACGACTATCCCGGCTACCACAACAAGAGAGGCCACGGCATCCATTCCGACGCCCCCTTCCACCTTGGCGATTGCACTACTTACATGTTCAAAATCAGGCTGCCTTGATTAATCAGCCTTCATCATCATATCTCCATTCTAATGTCTCAAATTTTCAATGGTGTTGGCTGCCCTGCCCCGCTGTTAACATAATATTGCTTCTGATGCCCGTGTCCGTGTCTGTCTGTCTACTCCCTGTCTGTCACTAGGACTGATTGAGCAGGATGCATGTAATGTCGAAGGAAAGAGTGACATTCTTTCTGATGTCCGTATCAAGTCAACTCTATTTTCTTTactataaattaaattatatataagtTAAGTTACGGTACCTCAATACAAATGTCTTACATGATGATAATACCTGAATTACACACCCACCCCCCCCAACTAAATGAGGGAATAATCTACACTACACTAGTATTCACCTACGCTTAGTCTTAAATATTACAAGCTGCTTCAGAAGAGGGGACCCTGAAAAACCCACTTGAGAAACCTCTTTTCACATTACAAAACCCCAAGCTCCCCATGAAATCAACATCCACACAATGATCCACCTCCGGTTTAGTTGATAACAAGAACTAGAACTAGTACTATATCTAGATCTAGGTCTGGACGTAGTGTCAGTAACGCCAACAAGAAACCTGCATTCACCAACCGAAGGGTCTTGGAAAGTGACCATACCAAGCCCGTCAAAATCACAGCTCCGTTCATTCTGCATTTGCAGCTGATAGTAACTGTTGAACGCATATGAGATGTTTCCCCTTGCTCCAATTCCGTTGCATGACCCCCCATAGGCGAGTGTGGTGCAATCTGCAACACTACACGCGAGTTTCATGTGGTTCGCCACATCAGACAAATCTCCAGACGGCTTTGCCACACACCACCTAGACGGGAGATACTCAATATTCCTTGCATTTTTCAATCCTGTGCTGCCCAAACCGAGTTTCAACGGATATTTAGCCTGGCCATCAAAGGAAAAGATCCCCCAGTGCCTTTCAAAGTTTCCTGGAAGTGTGCTCTTTGCCCCTTCATCAAGCAgactgaaaatatatatatccacGGGAGGGGCTCCTGGTCTTAGAGGGGTTCCTCTGTTACTCAGCACATGATTTATGAGACCTTGGTTGAATACCCTGGCAGCAGTGAGATTTGCATTGATGGCTCCGTCTGTGGGCCAACCCACCTCCCCAATGATTATGGGCATCTGACCATATCCAAGCTTGCTGAGGGCGGCGACTAGCGTGTCGAAGTTTCCGTCAAATGCATTGGAGTAAACATTGGACCCATCTGTAACAGGATGGCTAGTCCCCTCAAAGAATGCATAGTCTTGAGGAAAATCTGAGCTTCCATAGAGACTTAGAAATGGGTAGATATTGACTACAAAAGGAGAACCATTTGAATTGAGAAAGGAAACAACTTGAGTCATAATTTGAGTGAGTTCAGGTCGAAATGCCCCTTGAGAAGGAAGGGAGGACTCATAAGCATCGGCATTGCAAGGGACGACTAACTTGACGTAGCCTGCAAGATTCACTTTAGCCAAGGACTGTTGTAGATTGAGCAG
This region includes:
- the LOC137728930 gene encoding DNA-directed RNA polymerases IV and V subunit 4-like, yielding MSEKGGKGFSLPKSSLKSTPPTTKDGKDDSSTKSKKGRRVQFDSEGSREPKSHFSSKFDSRSAASGKADWGKGGKGDTIGNGRKKEPQPLELKIEQELPKSAKCMMDCEAADILQGIQEQMVMLSKDPTIKIPVSFDKGLQYANSSSRYIHPQSARHILETLKKYGVKDGEICVIANVCPETTDEVFALVPSLKAKRSTLSQPLKDVLSELTRFKKAT
- the LOC137728989 gene encoding uncharacterized protein At4g26485-like; translation: MGKKEEDYKEQREADVETEEEEEDEEESDSEEKWRKHYSSGQRILLVGEGDFSFSLSLATRFGSARNMVATSLDSQEKIAGKYSNAIENVRKLEERGCIVIYGVDAQLMSQHFFLATQRFDRIVYNFPHVGFLFREDSFCQIQLNKRLVKGFFKNAKLLLRKEGGGEIHITHKEGHPYNEWDLVRKAHKIGLQIDRSVPFCMDDYPGYHNKRGHGIHSDAPFHLGDCTTYMFKIRLP
- the LOC137728988 gene encoding glucan endo-1,3-beta-glucosidase 5-like yields the protein MNPEARRKWSWAFAAALLSLVVVWRAESAIGVNWGSVSFHKLKPSAVVDLMKDNKISKVKLFDADPDSLRALMGSGIQVMVGIPNEMLAALSSSTDSSDLWVRQNVSRYMVKNGADIRYIAVGNEPFLTSYSGQFQSYVMPTLLNLQQSLAKVNLAGYVKLVVPCNADAYESSLPSQGAFRPELTQIMTQVVSFLNSNGSPFVVNIYPFLSLYGSSDFPQDYAFFEGTSHPVTDGSNVYSNAFDGNFDTLVAALSKLGYGQMPIIIGEVGWPTDGAINANLTAARVFNQGLINHVLSNRGTPLRPGAPPVDIYIFSLLDEGAKSTLPGNFERHWGIFSFDGQAKYPLKLGLGSTGLKNARNIEYLPSRWCVAKPSGDLSDVANHMKLACSVADCTTLAYGGSCNGIGARGNISYAFNSYYQLQMQNERSCDFDGLGMVTFQDPSVGECRFLVGVTDTTSRPRSRYSTSSSSCYQLNRRWIIVWMLISWGAWGFVM